The following are encoded together in the Perca flavescens isolate YP-PL-M2 chromosome 22, PFLA_1.0, whole genome shotgun sequence genome:
- the LOC114548953 gene encoding neoverrucotoxin subunit alpha produces the protein MASDNKTVAALGRPFTLGMLYDARTDELIPGLTMWDDKTLQDKITESSQHSSAFDMAASDSTESKCTLLDVEASLKVSFLGGLIEVEGSAKYLNDQKKFHNQSRVTLQYKATTNFKQLMIDHLTMEPQQMDVIQKSSATHVVTGILYGTNAFFVFDSEKLEASSVQDIQGSMQAVIKKIPSFDFEGKVKIQLTDEEKALTQKFSCKFYGDFILESNPATFEEAVNTYVQLPKLLGEKEEKAVPVHVWLMPLKNFNPKAVELKNEITDRSVWKAQDNLEDLREIGTRCNDSLEDKVIENFPVILKQLSTFQKLCGYYAFNLEQDLAKKLPSIREGKEDESSLNQLFEDRDKSPFSHEKLTKWLDLKEREINVIRSCVDTMEGTKIVPNQSALDRQVLAPGVDDALCFVFTSVEKGDTDLDVMADYLNFPKLGSTNEDPWYYSDEVVTKMREKAKAFHQIANPLKNNSQFCFLIATIANKNHTGATVYHYKNHILVSEDFSKPVLPPVETITDRRDLIWYACDLNLDPNTANYHLTLSERNKKATHGARQSYPDRPERFDKHPQVLCKESLSGQHYWEFEWNDSSEEAIYVAIAYSEIERKSGRPDSLIGRNTISWAFGKIAGSKIHSLKAFYNNQVVWSSPYPSDDCNRVGVYLDWPAGTLSFYRVSSNTLRHFYTFRTTFTEPVYPGFMVYHEQNYAYLCPLE, from the exons ATGGCCTCAGATAATAAGACCGTCGCTGCCCTGGGTCGACCTTTCACCCTGGGAATGCTCTATGATGCTCGGACAGATGAACTGATCCCAG GTTTGACAATGTGGGATGATAAAACTCTACAAGACAAGATAACTGAAAGCTCTCAACACTCCAGTGCATTTGACATGGCTGCGTCTGACTCCACTGAATCCAAGTGCACTCTGCTGGATGTTGAAGCTTCTCTGAAGGTCAGTTTCCTGGGTGGACTGATTGAAGTTGAAGGATCTGCCAAGTATCTGAATGATCAGAAGAAATTCCACAATCAGAGCAGAGTGACACTTCAGTACAAAGCTACCACCAACTTCAAGCAGTTAATGATTGATCATCTAACCATGGAGCCCCAACAGATGGATGTCATTCAGAAGAGCTCAGCAACACATGTAGTCACAGGCATCCTTTATGGGACaaatgctttctttgtgtttgacaGTGAGAAGTTAGAGGCCAGCAGCGTTCAGGACATCCAGGGCAGCATGCAAGCTGTAATAAAGAAGATTCCCTCATTTGATTTTGAGGGGAAAGTTAAGATTCAGCTGACTGATGAAGAAAAAGCCCTGACACAGAAATTCTCCTGCAAATTCTACGGAGACTTCATTCTTGAAAGCAACCCTGCAACATTTGAAGAGGCAGTGAATACCTATGTACAACTCCCAAAGCTActgggagaaaaagaagagaaggcTGTTCCAGTGCACGTCTGGCTGATGCCGCTGAAGAATTTCAACCCCAAAGCGGTTGAGCTGAAGAATGAGATCACAGACAGATCAGTATGGAAGGCCCAGGATAATCTAGAAGATTTAAGGGAAATAGGAACAAGATGCAACGATTCTCTAGAAGACAAAGTGATAGAGAATTTTCCTGTGATTCTTAAACAGTTGAGCACTTTCCAAAAATTGTGTGGTTATTATGCATTCAACCTCGAGCAGGATTTGGCAAAGAAACTTCCCTCCATCCGTGAAGGTAAAGAAGATGAGAGCTCACTGAACCAACTCTTTGAAGACAGAGACAAGTCACCATTCAGTCATGAAAAACTAACCAAGTGGCTGGAtcttaaagagagagaaatcaaCGTCATCAGATCCTGTGTAGATACCATGGAGGGAACAAAGATCGTCCCAAATCAGTCAGCACTGGACAGACAGGTTCTTGCTCCAGGTGTAGACGATGCTCTGTGCTTTGTTTTCACTTCAGTGGAAAAGGGCGATACCGACCTTGATGTGATGGCCGATTACTTGAACTTCCCTAAATTAGGAAGTACCAATGAAGATCCATGGTACTACTCAGATGAAGTTGTTAccaaaatgagagaaaaagcCAAAGCTTTCCATCAAATTGCCAACCCACTGAAGAACAACAGTCAATTCTGTTTCCTCATAGCAACCATTGCAAACAAGAACCACACAGGAGCAACCGTCTACCATTACAAGAACCACATCCTGGTCAGTGAAGATTTTTCAAAGCCTGTCCTCCCTCCTGTGGAGACCATCACAGACAGAAGAGATCTGATCTGGT ATGCCTGTGATCTCAACCTGGACCCCAACACTGCAAACTACCACCTCACTCTGTCTGAGAGAAACAAGAAGGCAACACATGGAGCACGGCAGTCGTATCCTGATCGCCCAGAGAGGTTTGATAAACATCCTCAGGTGTTGTGCAAAGAGAGCTTATCTGGGCAACATTACTGGGAGTTTGAGTGGAATGATTCTTCTGAAGAAGCTATTTATGTTGCCATTGCATACAGTGAAATTGAGAGAAAATCAGGCCGTCCAGATAGTCTAATTGGAAGAAATACCATATCATGGGCTTTTGGCAAAATTGCTGGAAGTAAGATACACTCACTTAAAGCATTTTATAATAATCAGGTGGTGTGGAGCAGTCCTTATCCCTCTGATGACTGTAACAGAGTCGGGGTGTATCTGGACTGGCCTGCCGgcactctgtccttctacagagtCTCCTCTAACACACTGAGGCACTTCTACACCTTTCGCACCACATTCACTGAGCCTGTTTACCCAGGATTCATGGTCTATCATGAACAAAACTATGCATACCTGTGTCCACTTGAATAG